A window of Onychostoma macrolepis isolate SWU-2019 chromosome 01, ASM1243209v1, whole genome shotgun sequence contains these coding sequences:
- the ing2 gene encoding inhibitor of growth protein 2 isoform X2, producing MLGHYPNVEKSQLVNYVEDYLECVESLPLDIQRNVSLLREIDTKYQEVLKEVDEIYEKYKKETDSGQRKRLQIQLQRALISSQELGDEKIHVVTQMMEVVENRSRQIEAHSPCFLEPAEAERPAEKVRHDPASTSANVMPERSSARRPRRQRNSESRDTCANGALEDLGEEPPQQPREKKSKSAKKKKRSKAKQEREASPVEFTIDPNEPTYCLCEQVSYGEMIGCDNEQCPIEWFHFSCVGLTYKPKGKWYCPKCRGDSEKTMEKSADRAKKDRRSR from the exons ATGTTAGGGCATTATCCAAACGTGGAAAAATCGCAGCTTGTCAACTACGTGGAGGATTATTTGGAATGTGTCGAGTCGTTGCCTTTGGATATACAGAGGAATGTTTCATTGTTACGAGAGATCGACACCAAGTATCAAG AGGTCCTCAAGGAGGTGGATGAGATCTATGAAAAGTACAAAAAGGAGACTGACAGTGGGCAGCGCAAGCGACTGCAGATTCAGTTGCAGCGGGCGCTCATCAGCAGTCAGGAGCTGGGAGATGAGAAGATCCATGTGGTCACACAAATGATGGAGGTGGTGGAAAACCGCTCGCGTCAGATCGAGGCCCACTCGCCTTGTTTCTTGGAGCCGGCGGAAGCAGAGCGACCGGCGGAGAAGGTGAGGCACGACCCTGCCAGCACCTCTGCAAATGTTATGCCCGAGCGCTCTTCGGCGAGACGACCCAGACGTCAACGTAACAGTGAGAGCCGTGACACTTGTGCCAACGGAGCCTTGGAAGACCTGGGAGAAGAGCCCCCGCAGCAGCCCCGTGAGAAAAAGTCCAAGTCGGCCAAGAAGAAGAAGCGCTCCAAGGCCAAGCAAGAGCGAGAAGCATCGCCGGTGGAGTTCACCATCGACCCCAACGAGCCCACCTACTGCCTCTGCGAACAGGTGTCCTATGGGGAGATGATTGGCTGCGACAATGAGCAATGTCCTATTGAGTGGTTCCATTTTTCTTGTGTTGGACTGACCTACAAGCCCAAGGGGAAATGGTATTGCCCCAAATGCAGGGGTGACAGTGAAAAGACTATGGAAAAAAGTGCGGATAGGGCCAAGAAGGATAGGCGGTCCAGGTAG
- the ing2 gene encoding inhibitor of growth protein 2 isoform X1, producing the protein MNAWAEVLKEVDEIYEKYKKETDSGQRKRLQIQLQRALISSQELGDEKIHVVTQMMEVVENRSRQIEAHSPCFLEPAEAERPAEKVRHDPASTSANVMPERSSARRPRRQRNSESRDTCANGALEDLGEEPPQQPREKKSKSAKKKKRSKAKQEREASPVEFTIDPNEPTYCLCEQVSYGEMIGCDNEQCPIEWFHFSCVGLTYKPKGKWYCPKCRGDSEKTMEKSADRAKKDRRSR; encoded by the exons ATGAATGCTTGGGCAG AGGTCCTCAAGGAGGTGGATGAGATCTATGAAAAGTACAAAAAGGAGACTGACAGTGGGCAGCGCAAGCGACTGCAGATTCAGTTGCAGCGGGCGCTCATCAGCAGTCAGGAGCTGGGAGATGAGAAGATCCATGTGGTCACACAAATGATGGAGGTGGTGGAAAACCGCTCGCGTCAGATCGAGGCCCACTCGCCTTGTTTCTTGGAGCCGGCGGAAGCAGAGCGACCGGCGGAGAAGGTGAGGCACGACCCTGCCAGCACCTCTGCAAATGTTATGCCCGAGCGCTCTTCGGCGAGACGACCCAGACGTCAACGTAACAGTGAGAGCCGTGACACTTGTGCCAACGGAGCCTTGGAAGACCTGGGAGAAGAGCCCCCGCAGCAGCCCCGTGAGAAAAAGTCCAAGTCGGCCAAGAAGAAGAAGCGCTCCAAGGCCAAGCAAGAGCGAGAAGCATCGCCGGTGGAGTTCACCATCGACCCCAACGAGCCCACCTACTGCCTCTGCGAACAGGTGTCCTATGGGGAGATGATTGGCTGCGACAATGAGCAATGTCCTATTGAGTGGTTCCATTTTTCTTGTGTTGGACTGACCTACAAGCCCAAGGGGAAATGGTATTGCCCCAAATGCAGGGGTGACAGTGAAAAGACTATGGAAAAAAGTGCGGATAGGGCCAAGAAGGATAGGCGGTCCAGGTAG